CGACGGGATTGGGTGAGCCTGCGCGCTCTTGATCCATGGGGCGCCGGAGCAGGCTTGACAGAGAGACCAAGGGTCACTACAATCCTCAGGCTTTGCCCTTGATGGGTTGAGTAAGAGCGTTAAACTATACCGAAAATGAGAGCGAAGTACTAATGCCCACGATTAATCAGTTAGTCAGAAAAGGTCGCCAGCTGGCGCACGCGAAGACGAAGAGCCCCGCACTGAAGTCCTGTCCGCAGAAGCGCGGAGTCTGTCTTCGTGTCTATACCTCGACGCCAAAGAAGCCGAACTCAGCGCTGCGGAAAGTCGCGCGCGTTCGGCTGACGAATGGAATGGAAGTGACGACCTATATCCCCGGTGTCGGCCACAACCTTCAAGAACATTCTATCGTGCTCGTCCGTGGCGGCCGCGTGAAGGACTTGCCTGGAGTACGCTATCACATCGTCAGAGGCGCTCTTGATGCCGTTGGCGTGGCGGACCGAAAGCAGAGCCGTTCGAAGTATGGGGCGAAGCGCCCGAAGTAGGAAGATTGCCAACGATTGGTATCGAAAGAGTGAATGACATATGCCAAGAACTAGGTTTTTAGACCACCGAGATCCTCTCCCTGACGTGCGATATCGGGATAAGCTCGTCGGAAAGTTTCTCAATATCCTGATGACGGGTGGAAAAAAGAGTACGGCCGAACGCATTTGCTACGGAGCCTTCGATGTTATACAGGAGAAGACCGGCAACGATCCGCTCAAAGTGTTTCGGGCGGCGCTTGATAACGTGAAGCCGGTCGTTGAGGTGAAGTCCCGACGAGTGGGGGGCGCCTCGTATCAGGTGCCGGTAGAGATTCGTCCGGCCCGCCGGATGTCGCTTGCGCTCAGGTGGTTGGCGGAATATTCGCGTACTCGCGGCGGAAAGAGTATGCGCGAGAAGCTTGCGGCTGAATTGCTGGATGCGTCGAACAATACGGGGGCGGCGGTTAAGAAGCGGGAAGACGTGCATCGAATGGCGGAAGCCAACAAGGCCTTCGCGCACTATCGCTGGTAGCGTCGTTCTGTGCTGCAGCTGAGCCGTGCTGCGATCCGCTCAAGCGGGTCTGTGCGAGTCGCAGCAATTCACTGGCTTTGGTTGCGGCATATATTTTTTGGGGGAAGTACGTGGCTCGTCAAGCACCATTAGAGCAAACTCGGAATATCGGCATCATGGCTCACATCGATGCCGGGAAGACGACGACGACTGAACGAATCCTCTTCTACACCGGGATCTCACATAAGCTGGGTGAGGTGCACGAAGGTGCGGCGACGATGGATTGGATGGAGCAGGAGAGAGAACGCGGCATTACGATTACGGCTGCTGCGACAACCTGTTTCTGGAGAGACCATCGGGTCAATATCATCGATACCCCCGGGCACGTCGACTTTACGATTGAGGTCGAGCGATCGCTTCGGGTACTCGACGGGGCTGTGGCAGTGTTTGACTCCGTACAGGGGGTTGAGCCGCAATCTGAGACGGTCTGGCGTCAGGCGGATAAGTATAGCGTGCCGAGAATTGCGTTCATGAACAAGATGGACCGGATCGGCGCAGATTTCTATGCCAGCGTCCAGACGATGATCGATCGATTGGGAGCCAAGCCGGTGCCGATCCAGATTCCGATCGGCCGCGAGTCTGAATTCAGAGGGTCGATCGATCTCGTGACCATGAAGGCCTATGTGTATGACGACGAAACGCTCGGAGCCAAATATGTCGTCGCCGATATTCCTGCCGATATGCTCGAGCGGGCCAAAGAGTATCGCGAAAAAATGCTGGACGCAGTCGCTGAGTTCGACGAGCAGGCCATGGAGAAGTATCTCAACGGTCTGCCCTTGACGGAAGAGGAGATCCGTCGAGCTATTCGAGCTGGCGTGCTCTCGATGAAGATGACTCCAGTTTTGTGTGGATCGGCGTTTAAGAACAAGGGTGTCCAGCAACTGTTGGATGGAGTTGTGGATTTCCTTCCCTCCCCTCTTGATGTCGAATCCGTGACCGGGATTGATCCGAATACCGAACAGGAAATCAAGCGACGACCATCGGATAGTGAGCCGTTTGCGGCCTTAGCCTTCAAGATCATGACGGATCCCTTTGCAGGACAGCTCACCTTTCTCCGGGTGTATTCAGGGATGCTCAAGACGGGAACGTCAGTTGCGAATGTGACGAAGGGCACGAAGGATCGAGTCGGACGTTTATTAAAGATGCACGCGAACAAGCGGGAAGACATCGATGTGGCCTATGCGGGTGACATCGTTGCGGCGGTCGGCCTGAAAGGGGCAACGACAGGAGACACGCTGGCGGATGAAAAGCAGCCGGTCTTGCTCGAAGTGATGAAGTTCCCTGAGCCGGTCATCGCCATGGCGGTTGAGCCAAAAACCAAACAAGATCAAGAAAAGATGGGGTTCGCTCTCCAGAAGTTGGCGCAGGAAGATCCGTCATTCCGGGTGAAGACGGATGAAGAAACCGCGCAGACCATCATTGCCGGAATGGGAGAGCTGCATCTGGAAATCATCGTGGATCGCATGCTGCGCGAATTCAAGGTCGAAGCCAACGTCGGAAAGCCTGAGGTGGCCTTTCGGGAAACGATTCGTAAGAAGGCTGAGGCGGAGTCGAAGTACATCAAGCAGACCGGCGGTCGTGGCCAGTACGGGCATGTCGTACTGACGGTCGAACCAGCCGAGTCAGGCAAAGGGTTGGAGTTCATCAACAAGACTGTCGGTGGCTCTATCCCGAAAGAATTCATCCCGGCAATCGAAAAGGGTGTGAAGGAGCGGCTTGATTCCGGTGTGATCGCTGGATATCCGATTCGCGATGTCCGGGTCACGGTGATCGACGGGTCGTTCCACGACGTCGACTCCAATGAAATGGCGTTTAAGATCGCCGGTTCAATGGCCTTCCTGGATGCCTGTAAGAAAGCCGATCCTGTATTGCTTGAACCGATCATGAAGGTAGAGGTTGTGGTGCCTCAAGATTTTATGGGAGATGTCATCGGCAATTTGAACGGCCGTCGAGGCAAGATCCAGGGCATGAAAGCCAGGGCTGCTGCGCAGGCCATCGATGCATTGGTCCCACTCAGTGAAATGTTCGGGTACGCGACCGACCTTCGGTCCCGTACTCAGGGCCGAGCTACCTATAGCATGGAG
This portion of the Nitrospirota bacterium genome encodes:
- the fusA gene encoding elongation factor G; amino-acid sequence: MARQAPLEQTRNIGIMAHIDAGKTTTTERILFYTGISHKLGEVHEGAATMDWMEQERERGITITAAATTCFWRDHRVNIIDTPGHVDFTIEVERSLRVLDGAVAVFDSVQGVEPQSETVWRQADKYSVPRIAFMNKMDRIGADFYASVQTMIDRLGAKPVPIQIPIGRESEFRGSIDLVTMKAYVYDDETLGAKYVVADIPADMLERAKEYREKMLDAVAEFDEQAMEKYLNGLPLTEEEIRRAIRAGVLSMKMTPVLCGSAFKNKGVQQLLDGVVDFLPSPLDVESVTGIDPNTEQEIKRRPSDSEPFAALAFKIMTDPFAGQLTFLRVYSGMLKTGTSVANVTKGTKDRVGRLLKMHANKREDIDVAYAGDIVAAVGLKGATTGDTLADEKQPVLLEVMKFPEPVIAMAVEPKTKQDQEKMGFALQKLAQEDPSFRVKTDEETAQTIIAGMGELHLEIIVDRMLREFKVEANVGKPEVAFRETIRKKAEAESKYIKQTGGRGQYGHVVLTVEPAESGKGLEFINKTVGGSIPKEFIPAIEKGVKERLDSGVIAGYPIRDVRVTVIDGSFHDVDSNEMAFKIAGSMAFLDACKKADPVLLEPIMKVEVVVPQDFMGDVIGNLNGRRGKIQGMKARAAAQAIDALVPLSEMFGYATDLRSRTQGRATYSMEFDRYEAVPRQISEAIIAKYRGE
- the rpsG gene encoding 30S ribosomal protein S7 — protein: MPRTRFLDHRDPLPDVRYRDKLVGKFLNILMTGGKKSTAERICYGAFDVIQEKTGNDPLKVFRAALDNVKPVVEVKSRRVGGASYQVPVEIRPARRMSLALRWLAEYSRTRGGKSMREKLAAELLDASNNTGAAVKKREDVHRMAEANKAFAHYRW
- a CDS encoding 30S ribosomal protein S12, with protein sequence MPTINQLVRKGRQLAHAKTKSPALKSCPQKRGVCLRVYTSTPKKPNSALRKVARVRLTNGMEVTTYIPGVGHNLQEHSIVLVRGGRVKDLPGVRYHIVRGALDAVGVADRKQSRSKYGAKRPK